In Columba livia isolate bColLiv1 breed racing homer chromosome 16, bColLiv1.pat.W.v2, whole genome shotgun sequence, the DNA window TAAAGCCCAGCTTTGTTCCAGGTAACGCTGCTTGAGCTTTACTTCAgcaaaaaggagggggaagctGAGTGCTGAGCTGATATCCAggtgttgtttttatttcttgtagGCTTCAGTGGGCAGGAGAAGCAGAGCAAAAGCGATTACTTTGATGACAAAGGTGGAGCTGGCTGGAGAGCTGAGAACTGCCCGGTGGGAGATGCTCCATTAGGAAATTGCCTCCGTGACCGAGTGCAAGAAAGTGGCTCAGTGGGGAGTTAATGTCCTCAGTGGAGGCCACGGGCTTGTCTGCATCAAAGCTGTGCCATGTGGGGGACCTGAGGTGCCTCCTGGAGCCTGAGggtttaatttgtatttttttttttttttttttgtgtagatTAAGAAAGAGAACACTTTCAGTTcccagaggaaaaggaaaaaagaggttaATCCTACCGAGAAGTGAttaattgattttttgtttgtactGAACATTCTGGAGATGTTTGGGAACATTAGTTGTTTGGGATAATGGCTGTTGGCTCTCAGagtgcagagaaagcagagctaGAAGTAATTAATTAGGtgcaaattaattttccccaccTTTTCAAGAGCACAAAATCAGCCTTAAAACCCACTTGAAGGAAGTAAGCGATGAAACAGCTGCCCCAGTATGTCCCTGCATCGAGGGATGGTGGCTGTGCTGTCACCTTGGGGAGAAGGTAAGTGACAAAAGGGGCAGCAGAGAAGGATCTGTGCGTTGGGGAGAGCAGTTTTTGCAGGACCAGGCTGAGCAATTGCACCTGGACTCTGAATTCTTGCTGAGAATTGTCCTGAAGTGGGGCCAGGGGGTCTCCTGGGGTGGAGAGAACAAAGCTGAAGGTTTGTAACCTGCACATCCCAAGCTCAGGGTTCGCTGAGATGCCCCAAACTTTTCCCTGTGTTGGGGACAGGGCTGTGTCTAAGGTGACGTTGTCCCCTGTGGATGCTGGTGGTAGAGGTGGGTGAATCGCTGCTTGTTTCTCCCACTGGTCAATAAAAGAAAACCGAAGCGACCtctcattttcctgtttcacAGTGAAGTTGCTCATCGCTTGTTCAAAACCACAAGTGTTATTCCCTCAAGTTGCAACACCAGTAAAAGCAGCGAAGGTTAGAGGTGTGTTGTGATGAATTGCCTGCGAGTCCAGTCCTTTGGGAAGAACAGACTGAAATAAACTTGACCTTTGGGAAGCTTGAGCAAGCCCAGCCAGGTCTGTGGTGTGCAGAGGGAGACTAGAGCTTCCAGGAGAGCTTTGCTAGCACAGGCTTAGGTGACTGAATAATGTCCTGAGCTGCCAATACTTATTTTTGTGTGGGCTGGTAAAGAGCAGTGATTTAACTTAATTTAATTATCCCTGTGCTAACCTAGAGGGGAAAGTGTCTGAATCCATTCACAGACCTATCTCATGCTCCCTGGATTCATCACCTCCTTTATTCCAAGTGCAAGAATCcaaacaaataaagcaaaactcACAGACCCGAGATGCTGCTCTGGGGTTTGTTTCTGTGTAATTCTGATTAGAAAATCCCAAAGTGTTAAAGCCCTGACAGTTGCCTAGTTGGATTTGCAAAgcattttgcttgtttattcCTTCAAAGTaggtatttttcctcttctggtTTGGGTTATATGAGTTTATCTGGGCTGGCTTTCTGAGAACCCACCACCGTTGTTGGCTGCTGGGATTTCTGGGCCAGGAGGAGCCTGGTCCAGGTTTGTGTGAGGACCTCAAGCGTTTCCATCAGTGCTCCAAAAGCTTACCTTGGCTTTCAAGGTCCAACGTAGAATTGTTTTTCTTGCGTTCTGAAGCCACAGTTGGGTAGATAGCACTTCCAAACATCTGACTTGTAATACAAGCACAGCTCAGAGCTctaagagaagtaaaaaaaagactTTATATTCTGGATTGTGGATTTTCTGGCTGCTATTCTTGCAAATCTGGCCAGGTCACCATGTGTCTCAGCAGAGTTCAGAGTGTGGCAGTGATAATGTTCCTCTGAGCATTCAAGTAATCTATCAAGAGGTGGAACTTGGATCGTCAGGGAGGATACACTGCTGAGGACTGCAGTTGTGGGTTTGCTGTTCTGAATCGGTTTGACAAAAAGGGCTTTTTAGGTCAGATCAGACCCTGTAATATTCCAACACATGTCAAACGGCAAATAGTGTGGCAGTTTACGGGTTTAAGTGTTACCGTCAAATGAACTTGCTCTCTGTTAATAACACACATCACTGTCTGCCGTTTCTGGCAACATTTCTGCAAAAGCTATTAGTGTAGTAAATGGTAGATGAGCTGTAGTTTTGAAATGATACCTATTTGAGCTCTTATTTTGCCCGTGAGAGGAACATCCTGGAGCTGAAACATTAGATTCGCAGAATCGCAATTGAGTTTCCCTTTCTGCAGACTCTGCATGTGTCCTTGGGTATGTGATCATATCTTTCTTTGATCATTTCCCATCCGTAAAAAGGTGATGAGCAAGGTGAATCTTCTTTTGGGGTAGTTGGTTCCTGTGATAAAAGTaacatggaaattaaaaaaacccttttaaaGTAGAGTTTATTCATGACTTTATCCCCAAACTATCTCTTTCTTTAGAAAGATTCATTGcaatattttgatttctgaTACAAACCTCATTCATCACTAGTTTTCCGCTGGCCATTTGCCCTTTCTGATTCGGTAGCTCGCATTAGCCACAGTCTTTGGCTACGAGCCCATACAAAATGGCTAATCAACTTCCCCCTGGACCATATGATGCCTTTCAGATTAGCTTACTGAGTAAAGCTCTCACTACTACTTATAATAAAGAAGCTAGATCTGATGACATCCTAGATTAGCCTCACTAAAGTGACTTTTCAAAAAGCACAGTCCGAGTTGACAGCCTCAGGCTGTCACAGTCCTTACTTGCAGTCTTTGGGAATAAAGCTTCTGCCCATGAAAGTGATTGTGAAGGCACCGTTTGTGCTGTTGTAGGGGCTGAGCTGTGTGTTGATAAGCACGTGGGGGGTAGAAAGCAAAGGGTGGAGTTCAGGCTCTTGTTACATAaggaaaatacagcattttcttcCTAAAGTGACAGAAATCGTAGACTTCAATGTCTTACCCATCACGGTCCGGTGGAGCTCTAACCGCTGCTCATTCTGACATTTCAGATTCACCAAGATGAAGACAGCAACCAACATCTACATCTTTAATCTCGCTCTGGCTGACACCTTGTGTCTGATGACCTTACCCTTCCAGGGTACAGACACGTTCCTGGGCTTCTGGCCCTTTGGCAATGTCCTCTGCAAGATTGCCATCTCCATAGACTACTACAACATGTTCACAAGCACCTTCACCCTGACAATGATGAGCGTGGACCGCTACATTGCTATCTGCCACCCCATCAAAGCGCTGGACATCCGCACTCCCCACAAGGCCAAAGTGGTGAATGTCTGCATCTGGGCACTGGCCTCCGTCTTCGGCATCCCAGCGATGGTCATGGGGTCTGCAGAGAATGAAAACAACGGTCAGTAAAAGGGCATCCGTGGGGTGGGAGTGTTGGTGGCCAGAAGAAGGAGTACTAGTTTTGTCGGTGTGATGAGCTCTCTATTGTAAAGCCACCTTAGCTCTTTGCATCTCTGcaccactttttttccccagtattaAACATGCCTAAACTAAAcgaaatgttttttcttcttgatatGGGTTTGCTgatcttcccttcctttttatctttttgaTTCACAGAAATCGATTGTCTAATTAAACTCCCTTCACCCGTGGATTACTGGGATCCAGTGTTTGGCATCtgtgtctttctcttctcctttatgATCCCCGTGTTGATCATCACCATTTGCTACAGTCTCATGATCAGAAGACTGAAGAACGTCCGTGTTCTCTCAGGCTCCAAGGAGAAGGACCGCAACCTGAGGCGCATCACCCGAATGGTCCTGGTGGTTGTCGCCGTCTTCATCATTTGCTGGACTCCCATCCAGATTTTCGTGCTGGTCCAGTGTTTGGGTGCCAAGGCAGAGAGCGAGCTGGAGTTGGCCATCTCCTGCTTCTGCACCGCACTGGGCTATGCCAACAGCAGC includes these proteins:
- the OPRL1 gene encoding nociceptin receptor codes for the protein MDPLFPAHILEDPDLRKLLNDSSMLNLSFLPSNWFNNGTGDSFLPLSIKITIVVVYSIVCIVGLVGNCSVMYVIVRFTKMKTATNIYIFNLALADTLCLMTLPFQGTDTFLGFWPFGNVLCKIAISIDYYNMFTSTFTLTMMSVDRYIAICHPIKALDIRTPHKAKVVNVCIWALASVFGIPAMVMGSAENENNEIDCLIKLPSPVDYWDPVFGICVFLFSFMIPVLIITICYSLMIRRLKNVRVLSGSKEKDRNLRRITRMVLVVVAVFIICWTPIQIFVLVQCLGAKAESELELAISCFCTALGYANSSLNPVLYAFLDENFKACFKKFCFPTAFRTELQMSNRMCSIAKDVAYACKNSEGTNNPA